From Streptomyces fungicidicus, one genomic window encodes:
- a CDS encoding sugar kinase, whose amino-acid sequence MSGEFPQQADLPGAPRPAEDRRHMIRRRALTLLIIVLLIGIPAGYLVISANQSRASGKDKEAKYSATGLTEGWPSKVQRRLYQVPVPHPAWWVASYETNNWKTSRLYVEFETTDAGLSAFLTSLGVRQDALKRDDLTIGARDREVTGWNFEGPGTWSGFVHEQENPAPTHDVVVNHNKPGYPRVYVVSRTVP is encoded by the coding sequence GTGAGCGGCGAGTTCCCCCAGCAGGCGGACCTCCCGGGCGCGCCCCGCCCGGCCGAGGACCGGCGGCACATGATCCGCCGCAGGGCGCTCACCCTGCTGATCATCGTGCTGCTCATCGGCATCCCGGCCGGGTACCTGGTGATCTCCGCGAACCAGAGCCGGGCCAGCGGCAAGGACAAGGAGGCGAAGTACTCCGCGACCGGCCTGACCGAGGGCTGGCCGTCGAAGGTGCAGCGCCGTCTCTACCAGGTGCCCGTGCCGCACCCCGCCTGGTGGGTGGCGTCCTACGAGACCAACAACTGGAAGACCAGCCGCCTCTACGTCGAGTTCGAGACCACGGACGCGGGTCTGAGCGCCTTCCTGACCAGCCTGGGAGTGCGGCAGGACGCGCTGAAGCGCGACGACCTCACCATCGGCGCGCGCGACCGGGAGGTCACCGGCTGGAACTTCGAGGGGCCCGGCACCTGGTCGGGCTTCGTCCACGAGCAGGAGAACCCCGCGCCCACCCACGACGTGGTCGTCAACCACAACAAGCCGGGCTATCCCCGGGTGTACGTGGTCTCCCGCACCGTGCCCTGA
- a CDS encoding MerR family transcriptional regulator: MAALTENGGHGDGEGAPPGGGLTTGEVARRLGVAPTTVRTWDRRYGLGPDSRADGRHRRWTAGDVARLERMCALTATGLPPAEAARLARAEESPAAPPAHEAAVASGPAPARGPRPAPARSRAGSGLRLGDVRQECRGIARAALRLDAAALDRLLLAAITEHGLVAAWTEVIMPTLQAVGRKWETSGEKYVEVEHFLSWHVSGALRRTVPDTVADRPGATTVLACVPGENHTLALEVLSAALTERGVPVRMFGGSLPVESLVAAVRRTGPAAVGLWAQSRTTASRPLAQHVAGMEWGVRGARRKPVVLTLGPGWAGRAVAGLARPAGLAEAVAVLESVAAG, encoded by the coding sequence ATGGCAGCACTCACGGAGAACGGCGGACACGGGGACGGCGAGGGAGCCCCGCCGGGCGGCGGGCTGACCACCGGCGAGGTGGCCAGGCGTCTGGGGGTGGCTCCCACCACGGTCCGCACCTGGGACCGCCGCTACGGACTCGGCCCCGACAGCCGCGCCGACGGCCGGCACCGCCGCTGGACCGCGGGGGACGTCGCGCGGCTGGAGCGGATGTGCGCGCTGACGGCGACCGGGCTGCCCCCGGCCGAGGCCGCGCGCCTGGCACGCGCTGAGGAATCGCCGGCCGCGCCCCCGGCCCACGAGGCGGCCGTCGCGTCGGGGCCCGCTCCGGCCAGAGGCCCGCGGCCCGCTCCGGCCCGCAGCCGGGCGGGCAGCGGGCTGCGCCTCGGTGACGTGCGCCAGGAGTGCAGGGGCATCGCCCGTGCGGCGCTGCGGCTGGACGCCGCCGCGCTGGACCGGCTCCTGCTCGCCGCGATCACCGAGCACGGACTGGTCGCGGCCTGGACCGAGGTGATCATGCCCACGCTGCAGGCCGTCGGCCGCAAGTGGGAGACGTCGGGCGAGAAGTACGTCGAGGTCGAGCACTTCCTGTCCTGGCACGTCTCCGGCGCGCTGCGGCGCACCGTGCCCGACACGGTCGCCGACCGTCCCGGCGCCACCACGGTGCTGGCCTGTGTACCGGGGGAGAACCACACGCTCGCCCTGGAGGTGCTGTCCGCCGCCCTGACGGAGCGGGGTGTGCCGGTGCGGATGTTCGGCGGCTCCCTGCCCGTCGAGTCCCTCGTCGCGGCGGTACGCCGGACCGGGCCGGCCGCCGTGGGACTGTGGGCGCAGTCCCGCACCACCGCCAGCCGCCCGCTCGCCCAGCACGTGGCCGGCATGGAGTGGGGCGTGCGCGGCGCCCGCCGCAAGCCGGTGGTGCTGACCCTCGGACCGGGCTGGGCGGGGCGGGCGGTGGCCGGACTGGCGCGCCCCGCGGGGCTCGCCGAGGCGGTCGCCGTCCTGGAGTCGGTGGCCGCCGGGTGA
- a CDS encoding DEAD/DEAH box helicase, which translates to MSERTTAAAAGPAAPGGTAGEDPSVRLAAVFLPAPLPRDGRIAFYDPAGGPGEPPPPPGGTGTTGPARHTELTVVRPHGTGVRRRTTTALSLPVDEALPLLVRARHDPAAHPATACWGAAALHALRLTARGRLLPGLTAAGHDAWRAGPLEPDDVAHLRAVAAALPYEGHAVPLPGPGPVRLPRPEALVRAFLDAVTDTLPRTPAAAYASGAPFAARPAQRLPDARDWAAEVAAGMDAGVRVSLRLDLSAYDLFDAGEGAGGGAGSGARGAGAAIVQVHSLADPTLVADAAALWAGGADASFGPRARVDAALAVRRAARVWPPLDRLSDQDVPDVLALSEDELNDLLGVAATRLAAAGVAVHWPRDLAQDLTATAVVRPAPGSATDGTGFFESEDLLRFGWQLALGGDPLTEAEMDALAEAHRPVVRLRDQWVLVDPDLVRKARKRDLGLLDPVDALSVALTGHAEVDGETVEAVPAGALAVLRDRLTAGVRPAEPPPGLDATLRDYQLRGLAWLDLMTSLGLGGCLADDMGLGKTITLIALHLKRARSEPTLVVCPASLLGNWQREITRFAPGVPVRRFHGPDRTLDGVDGGFVLTTYGTMRSTAPELAGRRWGMVVADEAQYVKNPHSATAKALRTIPAPARVALTGTPVENNLSELWALLDWTTPGLLGPLKSFRARHARAVETGEDDAAAGRLARLVRPFLLRRKKSDPGIVPELPPKTETDHPVPLTREQAALYEAVVRESMAAIGTARGMGRRGLVLKLLTSLKQICDHPALYLKEEPAGAGGDRLSARSGKLALLDELLDTLLAEDGSALVFTQYVGMARLITAHLAGRAVPADLLHGGTPVPERERMVDRFQSGATPVLVLSLKAAGTGLNLTRAGHVVHFDRWWNPAVEEQATDRAYRIGQTQPVQVHRLVTEGTVEDRIADMLESKRALADAVLGSGESALTELSDRDLSDLVSLRRPA; encoded by the coding sequence ATGAGCGAGCGGACCACGGCGGCCGCAGCGGGCCCGGCCGCGCCCGGCGGGACGGCGGGGGAGGACCCTTCCGTCCGGCTCGCGGCCGTCTTCCTGCCCGCGCCCCTCCCGCGCGACGGACGGATCGCCTTCTACGACCCCGCCGGCGGCCCCGGCGAGCCGCCGCCGCCCCCTGGCGGAACCGGCACCACCGGGCCCGCGCGGCACACCGAACTCACCGTCGTCCGCCCGCACGGCACGGGGGTGCGGCGGCGGACCACCACGGCCCTCTCCCTCCCCGTCGACGAGGCGCTGCCGCTGCTGGTCCGCGCCCGTCACGATCCCGCCGCCCACCCCGCCACCGCCTGCTGGGGAGCGGCCGCCCTGCACGCGCTGCGGCTCACCGCCCGCGGCCGGCTGCTGCCCGGCCTGACCGCCGCCGGACACGACGCCTGGCGCGCCGGCCCCCTCGAACCGGACGACGTGGCGCACCTGCGCGCGGTGGCCGCCGCCCTGCCGTACGAGGGCCACGCCGTCCCGCTGCCGGGACCGGGACCCGTCCGGCTGCCCCGGCCGGAGGCGCTGGTGCGCGCCTTCCTGGACGCGGTCACCGACACCCTGCCCCGCACCCCGGCCGCGGCGTACGCCTCGGGAGCGCCGTTCGCCGCGCGCCCGGCGCAGCGGCTGCCCGACGCCCGCGACTGGGCCGCCGAGGTCGCCGCCGGCATGGACGCCGGGGTGCGCGTCTCGCTCCGCCTGGACCTGTCCGCGTACGACCTCTTCGACGCCGGCGAGGGAGCGGGCGGCGGCGCCGGGAGCGGCGCGCGCGGCGCCGGGGCGGCGATCGTCCAGGTGCACAGCCTCGCCGACCCCACCCTGGTCGCCGACGCGGCGGCCCTGTGGGCGGGCGGGGCGGACGCCTCCTTCGGCCCCCGCGCGCGGGTGGACGCCGCCCTCGCCGTGCGCCGCGCCGCCCGCGTCTGGCCCCCGCTGGACCGGCTCTCCGACCAGGACGTGCCGGACGTGCTGGCCCTGTCCGAGGACGAGCTCAACGACCTGCTGGGGGTGGCGGCCACCCGGCTCGCCGCGGCCGGGGTGGCGGTGCACTGGCCACGGGACCTCGCCCAGGACCTGACCGCCACGGCGGTGGTCCGGCCGGCACCCGGCTCGGCGACCGACGGCACCGGCTTCTTCGAGAGCGAGGACCTGCTGCGGTTCGGCTGGCAGCTCGCCCTCGGCGGCGACCCCCTCACCGAGGCCGAGATGGACGCCCTGGCCGAGGCCCACCGCCCGGTCGTGCGGCTGCGCGACCAGTGGGTGCTGGTCGACCCCGACCTCGTGCGCAAGGCCCGCAAGCGGGACCTGGGGCTGCTCGACCCGGTCGACGCGCTGTCCGTCGCCCTCACCGGGCACGCGGAGGTCGACGGCGAGACCGTCGAGGCGGTGCCGGCCGGCGCCCTCGCCGTCCTCCGCGACCGCCTCACCGCCGGCGTGCGGCCCGCCGAGCCGCCGCCCGGCCTCGACGCCACGCTGCGCGACTACCAGCTCCGGGGGCTGGCCTGGCTGGACCTCATGACCTCCCTCGGCCTCGGCGGCTGCCTCGCCGACGACATGGGACTGGGCAAGACCATCACCCTCATCGCGCTCCATCTGAAGCGGGCCCGCAGCGAACCCACCCTGGTGGTCTGTCCCGCCTCGCTGCTCGGCAACTGGCAGCGGGAGATCACCCGGTTCGCGCCCGGCGTCCCCGTACGCCGCTTCCACGGCCCGGACCGCACCCTGGACGGCGTGGACGGCGGCTTCGTCCTCACCACCTACGGCACCATGCGCTCCACCGCGCCGGAACTCGCCGGCCGGCGGTGGGGCATGGTCGTCGCCGACGAGGCACAGTACGTCAAGAACCCCCACTCCGCGACGGCGAAGGCCCTGCGCACCATCCCGGCCCCCGCACGGGTCGCGCTCACCGGCACCCCGGTGGAGAACAACCTCTCCGAGCTGTGGGCCCTCCTCGACTGGACGACCCCAGGACTCCTCGGCCCGCTGAAGTCCTTCCGCGCCCGGCACGCGCGCGCGGTGGAGACGGGCGAGGACGACGCGGCGGCCGGGCGCCTCGCCCGTCTGGTCCGCCCCTTCCTGCTGCGGCGCAAGAAGTCCGACCCCGGCATCGTGCCGGAACTGCCGCCCAAGACCGAGACGGACCACCCGGTGCCGCTCACCCGCGAGCAGGCCGCGCTGTACGAGGCGGTGGTGCGCGAGTCGATGGCCGCCATCGGGACGGCGCGGGGCATGGGCCGCCGCGGACTGGTGCTGAAGCTGCTGACCTCGCTGAAGCAGATCTGCGACCACCCCGCGCTGTATCTGAAGGAGGAGCCCGCGGGGGCCGGCGGCGACCGGCTCTCCGCCCGTTCCGGAAAGCTCGCCCTGCTGGACGAACTGCTCGACACCCTCCTCGCCGAGGACGGCTCGGCCCTGGTCTTCACCCAGTACGTCGGGATGGCCCGCCTGATCACCGCCCACCTCGCCGGGCGCGCGGTCCCGGCCGACCTCCTGCACGGCGGTACGCCGGTGCCGGAGCGGGAGCGCATGGTGGACCGCTTCCAGAGCGGGGCGACGCCCGTCCTGGTGCTCTCGCTCAAGGCCGCGGGCACCGGCCTCAACCTGACCCGCGCGGGCCATGTCGTCCACTTCGACCGCTGGTGGAACCCCGCGGTCGAGGAGCAGGCCACCGACCGCGCGTACCGCATCGGGCAGACCCAGCCCGTGCAGGTGCACCGCCTGGTCACCGAGGGCACGGTCGAGGACCGCATCGCCGACATGCTGGAGTCCAAGCGCGCCCTCGCCGACGCGGTCCTCGGGTCGGGCGAGTCCGCGCTCACGGAGCTGTCCGACCGTGATCTGTCCGATCTGGTGTCCCTGCGGAGGCCGGCATGA
- a CDS encoding DUF4397 domain-containing protein — translation MSSRTPVAVAASAGACALALGVGAPAMAASDTAEDKSMVSVFHGIPGMTVDVYANGNELLSDFKPGTVTEPQSLDAGTYDIEIFKAGQDPDGTPALEKEVKVPEGGNATIAAHLSAAGKPQLTAFADDVSQVDSGQARLTVRHVAAAPAVDVRAGGQPLFTGLSNPDQDTATVDAGTVNTDVVLAGTDTVAIGPAELKLAEGTSNVVYAWGSADDKNLALATQTLSGTESPSGSGHTGGGSAAAPNSPDRWPAWAAGALAVPGVLVARRFVDRRP, via the coding sequence ATGAGCTCCCGGACCCCCGTCGCCGTCGCCGCCTCGGCCGGCGCGTGCGCACTCGCCCTCGGGGTGGGCGCACCCGCCATGGCCGCGTCCGACACGGCAGAGGACAAGTCCATGGTGTCCGTCTTCCACGGCATCCCCGGGATGACCGTCGACGTCTACGCCAACGGCAACGAGCTGCTCAGCGACTTCAAGCCGGGCACGGTGACCGAGCCGCAGTCCCTCGACGCCGGAACCTACGACATCGAGATCTTCAAGGCGGGCCAGGATCCCGACGGCACACCGGCCCTCGAGAAAGAGGTGAAGGTGCCCGAGGGCGGCAACGCCACGATCGCCGCCCACCTGTCCGCCGCCGGCAAGCCCCAGCTGACGGCGTTCGCCGACGACGTGTCCCAGGTGGACTCCGGCCAGGCGCGGCTGACGGTCCGCCATGTCGCGGCCGCGCCCGCCGTGGACGTACGGGCCGGCGGACAGCCCCTCTTCACCGGTCTGTCCAACCCCGACCAGGACACCGCGACGGTCGACGCCGGGACGGTGAACACCGACGTCGTCCTCGCCGGGACGGACACGGTGGCCATCGGACCGGCCGAGCTGAAACTGGCGGAGGGCACCAGCAACGTCGTCTACGCCTGGGGCAGCGCCGACGACAAGAACCTGGCCCTGGCCACCCAGACGCTGAGCGGCACGGAATCACCGTCCGGCTCCGGGCACACGGGCGGCGGGAGCGCCGCCGCCCCGAACTCCCCCGACCGGTGGCCTGCCTGGGCGGCCGGAGCGCTCGCGGTGCCCGGCGTCCTGGTGGCCCGCCGCTTCGTGGACCGGCGTCCCTGA
- a CDS encoding sigma-70 family RNA polymerase sigma factor, with product MTTQTRSTTALVPPVEETRYEEELARGLAAADEEAFAAIYRRWGSLVHTMATRSLGDTHEADDVTQQVFIGAWRGRNGFRPDRGALGAWLVGITRRKIIDALAARTRRLSLVDSAAHGAAPAATAAAAPDDVLDRVLLVEALSRLPRAQREVLCLAFFEDLTQAQIAERTGVPLGTVKSHARRGLHRLRMVIEQDHV from the coding sequence ATGACCACCCAGACGCGATCCACCACCGCCCTCGTCCCGCCCGTGGAGGAGACGCGGTACGAGGAGGAACTGGCCCGTGGGCTCGCCGCTGCCGACGAGGAGGCGTTCGCGGCGATATACCGCCGCTGGGGCTCACTGGTCCACACCATGGCCACCCGGTCCCTGGGCGACACCCACGAGGCCGACGACGTGACCCAGCAGGTCTTCATCGGCGCCTGGCGCGGGCGGAACGGCTTCCGTCCCGACCGGGGCGCGCTCGGCGCCTGGCTGGTCGGCATCACCCGCCGCAAGATCATCGACGCACTGGCCGCCAGGACGCGGCGCCTCTCCCTCGTCGACTCGGCCGCGCACGGCGCCGCCCCCGCCGCGACGGCCGCCGCGGCACCGGACGACGTGCTGGACCGCGTGCTGCTCGTCGAGGCCCTGTCCCGGCTGCCGCGCGCTCAGCGGGAGGTGCTGTGCCTGGCGTTCTTCGAGGACCTGACGCAGGCCCAGATCGCGGAGCGCACCGGCGTGCCCCTGGGGACGGTCAAGAGTCACGCCCGCCGGGGTCTGCACCGGCTGCGGATGGTCATCGAGCAGGACCACGTGTAG
- a CDS encoding SWIM zinc finger family protein: MAGPVSSGAGEVTAPSPGAPADGASGDVPDDVAAVDPVSSGEARDGAAAVGPVSSGEARDDVGTVGPVSSGDVRDGAATVGPAPSGDGAVGVPGEAGRPAARPGDAAREALRSAREEADVRPERAGTPARRAPSPAPRVPRTTRGDRAADTRAREVRSALADAFRLPGTADGPERDPGPGTGAAPTPAAPRDTAPRSMAAPARDGELRRTFPAFPPRTPDTPRFAETWWGDEWVTALEDGALDAARLARGRAYAEEGHVDAITVTPGLVLAYVRGSRPRPYRVQVRLRTFGDAEWERFLDAAAERPGHIAALLDKEMPQSLADCGVPLLPDPGDLAPRCSCPDSGHPCKHAAALCYQTARLLDADPFVLLLLRGRGEREVIDALSRLSAARTARAAQGREPEPLPGIRAAEAVARSGLPPLPAPLPPPPHPEQPPVYPASPGGPDPFALDQLATDAAARAHALLTTGRDPVARLTLWQDAVRLAAARPGSGLTAATRALYSSLARAAGRTPADLARAVAAWRQGGRRGLDVLDEPWDPPAGRFDRARPLLLAADLPAFRPWRNHLTHPRGHVQLRLGRDHLWYAYESEPGHDDWWPRGTPDPDPVGALTGLDTLGDL; this comes from the coding sequence ATGGCCGGTCCGGTGTCGTCCGGGGCGGGGGAGGTCACCGCGCCGTCGCCGGGGGCGCCGGCGGACGGCGCGTCCGGGGACGTCCCTGACGACGTGGCTGCGGTCGATCCGGTGTCGTCCGGGGAGGCTCGTGACGGCGCGGCGGCGGTCGGTCCGGTGTCGTCCGGGGAGGCTCGTGACGACGTGGGGACGGTCGGTCCGGTGTCGTCCGGGGACGTCCGTGACGGCGCGGCGACGGTCGGCCCCGCCCCCTCCGGGGACGGGGCGGTCGGCGTGCCGGGGGAGGCGGGCCGGCCGGCCGCCCGACCTGGGGACGCCGCGCGGGAGGCGTTGCGGTCCGCCCGTGAGGAGGCCGACGTCCGGCCCGAACGGGCCGGGACCCCCGCGCGGCGCGCACCCTCACCGGCCCCGCGCGTCCCCCGCACGACGCGCGGCGACCGCGCCGCGGACACCCGGGCGCGCGAGGTCCGTTCGGCGCTCGCCGACGCCTTCCGCCTGCCCGGCACGGCGGACGGACCGGAGAGGGATCCCGGCCCCGGCACCGGAGCGGCCCCTACCCCGGCCGCCCCGCGGGACACCGCGCCCCGCTCCATGGCCGCTCCCGCCCGCGACGGCGAACTGCGCCGCACCTTCCCGGCGTTCCCGCCCCGCACCCCGGACACGCCGCGCTTCGCCGAGACCTGGTGGGGCGACGAGTGGGTCACCGCGCTGGAGGACGGCGCGCTCGACGCCGCACGGCTGGCACGCGGGCGCGCCTACGCCGAAGAGGGACACGTCGACGCCATCACCGTCACCCCGGGGCTGGTGCTCGCCTACGTGCGGGGCAGCCGCCCGCGGCCGTACCGGGTGCAGGTGCGGCTGCGGACGTTCGGCGACGCCGAGTGGGAGCGGTTTCTGGACGCCGCCGCCGAGCGGCCCGGCCATATCGCCGCACTGCTCGACAAGGAGATGCCGCAGTCCCTCGCCGACTGCGGAGTCCCGCTGCTGCCCGACCCCGGCGACCTCGCCCCGCGGTGCAGCTGCCCCGACTCCGGTCACCCCTGCAAGCACGCCGCGGCCCTCTGCTACCAGACGGCCCGGCTGCTCGACGCCGACCCGTTCGTACTGCTCCTGCTGCGCGGGCGCGGCGAGCGCGAGGTGATCGACGCGCTCTCCCGGCTCAGCGCCGCCCGCACCGCCCGCGCCGCCCAGGGAAGGGAACCGGAACCCCTGCCCGGCATCAGGGCGGCCGAGGCAGTCGCCCGGAGCGGCCTCCCGCCGCTCCCGGCCCCGCTGCCCCCGCCGCCGCACCCCGAACAGCCGCCCGTGTACCCGGCGTCACCGGGCGGGCCCGACCCGTTCGCGCTGGACCAGCTGGCCACCGACGCCGCCGCCCGCGCGCACGCCCTGCTCACCACCGGCCGCGACCCCGTCGCCCGGCTGACTCTCTGGCAGGACGCGGTGCGGCTCGCCGCCGCCCGCCCCGGCTCCGGACTGACCGCGGCGACCCGCGCGCTGTACTCCTCCCTGGCCCGAGCCGCCGGCCGCACCCCCGCCGATCTGGCGCGCGCGGTCGCCGCCTGGCGCCAGGGCGGCCGCCGGGGCCTCGACGTCCTCGACGAGCCCTGGGACCCGCCGGCCGGCCGGTTCGACCGCGCCCGCCCGCTGCTCCTCGCCGCCGACCTGCCCGCCTTCCGCCCCTGGCGCAACCACCTCACCCACCCCCGGGGCCATGTCCAGCTCCGCCTGGGCCGCGACCACCTCTGGTACGCCTACGAGTCCGAGCCGGGCCACGACGACTGGTGGCCCCGCGGCACCCCCGACCCGGATCCCGTGGGCGCACTGACCGGACTGGACACCCTGGGCGACCTGTGA